The Coffea arabica cultivar ET-39 chromosome 1e, Coffea Arabica ET-39 HiFi, whole genome shotgun sequence genome has a window encoding:
- the LOC113696475 gene encoding uncharacterized protein, whose amino-acid sequence MWTYNPREDIEFEKEMLFTNVDAFRAVLKDYTIQKGFPLVRLKNENSRCTAKCGAEGCNWRIHASPIANTTIFMVKTYTPEHTCVMDRKNSEATSDWIAKKLISVMRDHPEMTSNGVKAEMQKHEVLPSRMQIYRAKKKALEALEGSHSEAYEKLPKYAELLRINNPGSIMKIHYDRPNLLVEPKFLRLFISFKAQRDGFLAGCRPFIRFDGCHLKCAFGGILLTAVALDGNNSLFPLAFAVVKCENKEAWS is encoded by the coding sequence ATGTGGACTTACAATCCAAGAGAGGACATTGAGTTTGAAAAAGAGATGCTATTTACCAATGTGGATGCATTTAGAGCAGTGTTAAAAGACTATACTATTCAGAAAGGATTTCCATTGGTGaggttgaaaaatgaaaatagcaGGTGCACTGCCAAGTGTGGTGCTGAGGGTTGTAACTGGAGGATTCATGCATCCCCAATTGCTAATACAACCATATTCATGGTAAAGACATATACACCTGAGCATACGTGTGTCATGGATAGGAAAAACTCAGAAGCAACATCAGATTGGAttgcaaaaaaattaatttctgttATGAGAGATCATCCAGAGATGACAAGCAATGGAGTAAAGGCTGAAATGCAGAAGCATGAAGTCTTGCCAAGTAGAATGCAAATTTACAGGGCAAAAAAGAAAGCCTTGGAAGCACTAGAAGGCTCACACAGTGAGGCCTATGAAAAGTTACCAAAATATGCTGAACTTTTGAGGATTAATAACCCAGGAAGCATCATGAAAATTCACTATGATAGGCCAAATCTTCTGGTGGAGCCTAAATTTCTGAGATTGTTCATAAGTTTCAAGGCACAAAGAGATGGTTTCCTGGCAGGTTGCAGGCCATTTATTAGATTTGATGGCTGCCATTTGAAATGTGCATTTGGGGGCATTCTGTTGACTGCTGTTGCTCTTGATGGGAACAACAGTTTGTTTCCATTAGCTTTTGCTGTTGTTAAGTGTGAAAACAAGGAAGCTTGGAGTTGA